A genomic segment from Paraburkholderia hayleyella encodes:
- a CDS encoding TetR/AcrR family transcriptional regulator, translating to MRKGEQTRVAILDAALDLASREGLEGLTIGLLAERMQMSKSGVFAHFGSREDLQVEAVREYHRRFEAEVFFPSLREMRGLPRLRAMLSRWIEKRIQEVTTGCIYISGAVEYDDRADNPVREQLVASVTIWRAALMRAIAQAMEEQHLRPDTDPQLMLFELYSFTLGLHHDARFLHLSDAVQLTWAALEKLIVSYQNQNYGQNRSR from the coding sequence ATGCGTAAAGGCGAACAGACACGCGTCGCAATTCTCGACGCTGCCCTCGATCTGGCTAGCCGCGAAGGGCTCGAAGGCTTGACCATCGGCTTACTGGCGGAGCGCATGCAGATGAGCAAGAGCGGCGTGTTTGCCCATTTTGGTTCACGCGAGGATTTGCAGGTCGAAGCGGTGCGCGAGTATCACCGTCGCTTTGAAGCGGAAGTGTTTTTCCCCAGCTTGCGTGAGATGCGTGGCTTGCCTCGCTTGCGGGCGATGCTTTCCCGCTGGATTGAAAAACGCATTCAGGAAGTCACGACAGGTTGCATCTACATTAGTGGCGCGGTTGAATACGATGACCGTGCCGACAATCCGGTGCGCGAACAACTGGTTGCGAGCGTTACGATCTGGCGCGCGGCCCTGATGCGCGCCATTGCGCAGGCGATGGAAGAACAGCATCTGCGCCCGGATACCGATCCGCAACTGATGCTGTTCGAGTTGTATAGCTTCACGCTGGGCCTGCATCACGACGCGCGTTTTCTGCATTTGTCCGATGCCGTGCAACTGACCTGGGCCGCGCTGGAAAAGCTGATTGTTTCTTATCAAAACCAAAACTACGGTCAAAACCGAAGCCGCTAG
- a CDS encoding acyl-CoA dehydrogenase C-terminal domain-containing protein, which produces MGQYAAPLRDMQFVLHELLNVEAEISQMPKHADLDADTINQVLEEAGKFCSEVLFPLNQSGDREGCTYVGDGVVKTPAGFREAYQQYVEAGWPALGCDPQYGGQGLPVFVNNALYEMMNSANQAWTMYPGLSHGAYECLHAHGTPEQQQTYLPKLVSGVWTGTMCLTEPHCGTDLGILRTRAEPVGEGSYAISGTKIFISSGEHDLAENIIHLVLARLPDAPSGTKGISLFIVPKFIPDQAGNPGERNGVKCGSLEHKMGIHGNATCVINLDGARGWLVGEPNRGLNAMFVMMNAARLGVGMQSLGLTEVAYQNSLVYAKERLQMRSLTGPKAPEKAADPIIVHPDVRRMLLTQKAYAEGARAFSYWSALHIDKELSHADEAVRREATDLVALLTPILKAFISDNAFESTNHAMQIYGGHGFIAEWGMEQYVRDARINMIYEGTNTIQALDLLGRKVLGDMGAKLKKFGKLVTDFVEEEGVKPEMQEFINPLGDIGDKVQKLTMEIGMKAMQNPDEVGAAAVPYLRTVGHLVFAYFWARMARIALDKQASGDPFYQAKLATARFYFAKLLPETAMTIRQARAGSKALMDVDEALF; this is translated from the coding sequence ATGGGACAGTACGCCGCGCCCTTGCGCGACATGCAATTTGTGTTGCACGAACTGCTTAACGTCGAAGCCGAAATCAGCCAGATGCCAAAGCACGCCGATCTCGATGCCGACACGATCAACCAGGTGCTGGAAGAAGCGGGCAAGTTTTGTTCCGAGGTACTGTTTCCGCTCAATCAAAGCGGTGACCGGGAGGGCTGCACCTATGTTGGCGATGGCGTGGTGAAAACGCCTGCCGGTTTCAGGGAGGCCTATCAGCAGTACGTCGAAGCCGGCTGGCCGGCGCTAGGTTGCGATCCGCAATACGGTGGCCAGGGCTTGCCGGTATTCGTCAACAACGCGCTCTACGAAATGATGAATTCGGCCAACCAGGCATGGACCATGTATCCGGGCCTGTCGCATGGTGCCTATGAATGCCTGCACGCCCATGGCACGCCTGAGCAGCAGCAAACCTATTTACCCAAGCTGGTGTCCGGTGTCTGGACCGGCACGATGTGTCTGACCGAGCCGCACTGTGGCACCGATCTCGGCATCCTGCGCACCAGGGCCGAGCCGGTCGGCGAGGGTTCCTACGCGATCAGCGGCACCAAGATTTTCATCTCCAGCGGCGAACACGATCTCGCGGAAAACATCATCCATCTGGTGCTGGCACGTTTGCCTGATGCACCGTCTGGCACCAAAGGCATTTCGCTGTTCATCGTGCCGAAGTTCATCCCGGATCAGGCGGGCAACCCGGGTGAGCGCAATGGCGTGAAATGCGGCTCCCTCGAACACAAGATGGGCATTCACGGCAATGCAACGTGCGTGATCAATCTCGATGGCGCCAGGGGCTGGCTCGTGGGTGAGCCAAACCGGGGCTTGAACGCGATGTTCGTGATGATGAACGCGGCGCGTCTGGGCGTCGGCATGCAAAGCCTGGGCCTGACCGAGGTCGCTTATCAAAACTCGCTGGTGTACGCCAAAGAGCGCTTGCAGATGCGCTCGCTGACAGGCCCCAAAGCACCCGAAAAAGCCGCCGATCCGATCATCGTTCACCCCGACGTGCGGCGCATGCTGCTCACGCAAAAAGCCTATGCCGAAGGCGCCCGTGCTTTTTCCTACTGGTCTGCATTGCATATCGACAAAGAACTCTCGCATGCCGACGAAGCCGTGCGCCGTGAAGCGACCGATCTGGTTGCGCTGCTCACCCCTATTTTGAAAGCCTTCATCTCGGACAATGCCTTCGAGAGTACGAACCACGCCATGCAAATTTACGGTGGCCACGGCTTTATCGCGGAATGGGGCATGGAGCAATACGTGCGTGACGCGCGGATCAACATGATCTACGAAGGCACGAACACGATTCAGGCGCTCGATTTGCTGGGCCGAAAAGTGCTCGGTGACATGGGGGCCAAGCTCAAGAAGTTCGGTAAGCTCGTCACCGATTTCGTCGAAGAAGAAGGCGTGAAGCCCGAGATGCAGGAGTTCATCAACCCGCTTGGCGATATTGGCGACAAGGTGCAAAAGCTGACGATGGAAATCGGCATGAAGGCGATGCAAAACCCCGATGAAGTCGGCGCTGCCGCTGTGCCTTACCTGCGCACCGTGGGCCATCTGGTGTTCGCGTATTTCTGGGCGCGCATGGCGCGTATCGCACTCGACAAGCAAGCGTCGGGCGATCCGTTCTACCAGGCCAAGCTGGCCACCGCGCGTTTTTACTTCGCCAAGTTGCTGCCCGAAACAGCGATGACGATTCGTCAGGCACGCGCCGGATCGAAGGCGCTGATGGATGTCGACGAAGCCCTGTTTTAA
- a CDS encoding 3-hydroxyacyl-CoA dehydrogenase/enoyl-CoA hydratase family protein, whose product MSNLIIRKVAVLGAGVMGAQIAAHLINARVPVLLFDLPAKEGPKNAIALKAIDNLKKLSPAPFGVKDDAQYIQPANYDDDIEKLAQCDLVIEAIAERMDWKHDLYKKVSPHIAPHAIFASNTSGLSITALSQGFSDELKARFCGVHFFNPPRYMHLVELIPTAYTRPEILDQLESFLTSVVGKGVVRAKDTPNFIANRVGIFSILAVMTEAAKFGLRFDEVDDLTGSRLGRAKSATFRTADVVGLDTMAHVIKTMQDNLADDPFFPVYATPAVLAELVKKGALGQKTGGGFYRKEGKTIKVLDPKTGEYVEGGAKADELVGRILKRPPAERLKLLRESEHPQAQFLWAIFRDVFHYIGVHLEAIADNARDVDLAIRWGFGWSEGPFEGWQTAGWKQVAQWVQEDIAAGKSLSATPLPGWVLEGPVADKGGVHTNEGSWSPASKSFVPRSSLAIYNKQVFRAPLAGETGADPKTWGKTLFETDAVRAWVDDRAGENDVLIVSFKSKMNTIGPSVLDGLVQAIELAEKEYKGVVIWQPTSLKLGTPGGPFSAGANLEEAMPAFMMGGAKGIEPFVQKFQDGMMRVKYANVPVVAAVSGIALGGGCELLLHSARRVAHIESYIGLVEVGVGLVPAGGGLKEAALRAAQAASAVGATSDLLKFVQKSFENAAMAKVSASALDAREMGYLKPSDTIVFNVFELLDTAKKETRALAAAGYRPPLRVTHVPVAGRSAIATIKASLVNMRDGRFISDHDYLIAGRIAEAVCGGDVEAGSLVDEAWLLALERRAFVDLLGTQKTQERIMGMLQTGKPVRN is encoded by the coding sequence GTGAGCAATCTGATCATTCGCAAGGTAGCCGTATTGGGCGCCGGCGTCATGGGCGCGCAGATCGCTGCGCACCTGATTAACGCCAGGGTGCCGGTGCTGTTGTTCGACCTGCCGGCCAAGGAAGGGCCGAAAAACGCCATCGCCCTCAAGGCCATCGACAACCTGAAAAAACTTTCGCCCGCGCCATTCGGTGTGAAGGACGACGCGCAGTACATTCAGCCCGCCAATTACGACGACGATATCGAAAAACTCGCGCAGTGCGATCTCGTGATCGAGGCGATTGCCGAGCGCATGGACTGGAAGCACGATCTGTACAAAAAGGTGTCGCCGCATATCGCGCCGCACGCGATCTTCGCCAGCAATACCTCGGGCCTGTCGATTACCGCGCTCTCGCAAGGTTTTTCCGACGAACTCAAGGCACGGTTTTGCGGCGTGCACTTTTTCAATCCGCCGCGCTATATGCATCTGGTTGAACTGATTCCAACCGCGTACACGCGTCCGGAAATTCTCGACCAGCTCGAATCGTTTCTTACCAGCGTCGTGGGCAAAGGTGTGGTTCGTGCCAAGGACACGCCGAACTTCATCGCCAATCGCGTCGGGATTTTCTCGATCCTCGCCGTGATGACCGAGGCCGCGAAGTTTGGCCTGCGCTTTGACGAAGTCGATGACCTGACGGGCAGCCGTCTGGGCCGGGCGAAGTCAGCCACCTTCCGCACTGCGGACGTGGTTGGGCTCGACACGATGGCGCACGTCATCAAGACGATGCAGGACAACCTCGCTGACGATCCGTTCTTTCCGGTGTATGCAACCCCCGCCGTACTCGCTGAGCTTGTGAAAAAAGGCGCGCTCGGACAGAAAACCGGCGGCGGTTTTTATCGCAAGGAAGGCAAGACGATCAAGGTGCTCGATCCGAAGACGGGTGAATACGTCGAGGGCGGCGCGAAAGCTGACGAACTGGTGGGCCGTATTCTGAAGCGTCCGCCTGCCGAGCGCTTAAAGCTGCTGCGCGAATCGGAACATCCGCAGGCGCAGTTCCTGTGGGCGATTTTCCGCGATGTGTTCCATTACATCGGCGTGCATCTCGAAGCCATTGCCGATAATGCCCGCGATGTCGATCTGGCGATCCGCTGGGGCTTCGGCTGGAGCGAAGGCCCCTTCGAAGGCTGGCAGACGGCGGGCTGGAAGCAGGTCGCGCAATGGGTTCAGGAAGATATCGCCGCGGGCAAATCGCTCTCTGCCACACCGCTGCCGGGTTGGGTGCTGGAAGGCCCGGTCGCGGACAAGGGCGGCGTGCATACGAACGAAGGCTCATGGTCGCCCGCGTCGAAATCGTTTGTGCCGCGCTCGTCGCTGGCGATCTACAACAAGCAGGTATTCCGCGCGCCGCTGGCCGGTGAGACGGGCGCTGATCCGAAAACCTGGGGCAAGACGCTGTTCGAAACCGATGCCGTGCGTGCCTGGGTCGATGACCGCGCAGGCGAGAACGACGTCCTGATCGTGTCGTTCAAAAGCAAGATGAACACGATTGGACCGAGCGTGCTCGACGGTCTGGTTCAAGCCATCGAGCTTGCCGAAAAAGAATACAAGGGCGTCGTGATCTGGCAGCCGACATCGCTCAAGCTCGGCACGCCAGGCGGGCCTTTTTCCGCTGGAGCCAATCTCGAGGAAGCCATGCCTGCGTTCATGATGGGTGGCGCCAAAGGCATCGAGCCGTTTGTGCAAAAGTTCCAGGACGGGATGATGCGCGTCAAGTATGCGAACGTGCCGGTGGTGGCCGCGGTGTCCGGCATTGCGCTGGGCGGCGGTTGCGAGCTGCTGTTGCATAGCGCCAGGCGCGTGGCGCACATCGAGAGCTATATCGGCCTGGTTGAAGTTGGCGTGGGCCTCGTGCCCGCAGGCGGAGGCCTGAAAGAAGCGGCGTTGCGTGCCGCACAAGCCGCTAGCGCGGTGGGCGCGACTAGCGATTTGCTCAAGTTCGTGCAGAAATCGTTTGAAAACGCCGCCATGGCCAAGGTCTCGGCTTCCGCGCTCGACGCCCGTGAGATGGGGTATCTGAAGCCTTCGGACACGATCGTTTTCAATGTGTTCGAGTTGCTCGACACGGCGAAGAAAGAAACGCGGGCACTGGCTGCCGCAGGCTATCGTCCGCCGTTGCGCGTGACGCATGTGCCGGTTGCGGGCCGCTCGGCGATTGCGACCATCAAGGCTTCACTCGTGAACATGCGCGATGGCCGTTTCATTAGCGATCACGATTATCTGATCGCGGGCCGCATTGCCGAAGCCGTTTGCGGCGGTGACGTCGAAGCGGGCAGTCTGGTCGATGAAGCATGGCTGCTGGCGCTGGAGCGTCGTGCGTTTGTCGATCTGCTCGGCACGCAAAAAACCCAGGAGCGGATCATGGGCATGTTGCAGACCGGCAAGCCGGTGCGTAATTGA
- a CDS encoding acetyl-CoA C-acyltransferase produces MTKQLQDAYIVAASRTPIGKAPRGMFKNTRPDELLVHAIRSAVAQVPGLDTRLIEDAIIGCAIPEAEQGLNVARIGALLAGLPNTVGGVTVNRFCASGVTALAMAADRIRVGESEVMIAGGCESMSMVPMMGNKPSLSPHIFERDENIGIAYGMGLTAEKVAERWKISREAQDQFSVESHRKAMAAQQAGEFKDEISPFTIIERFPDLASGEIKTKSREVALDEGPRQDTSLEGLAKLRAVFANKGSVTAGNSSQMSDGAGALIVVSEKMLKQFNLTPLARFVSFAVRGVPPEIMGIGPKEAIPAALKAAGLKQDDLDWIELNEAFAAQSLAVMQDLGLDPAKINPLGGAIALGHPLGATGAIRAATLVHGLRRRKLKYGMVTMCVGTGMGAAGIIECL; encoded by the coding sequence ATGACTAAGCAATTGCAGGATGCCTATATCGTCGCCGCCAGCCGCACGCCGATCGGCAAGGCCCCGCGTGGCATGTTCAAAAACACGCGTCCCGATGAGCTGCTGGTGCACGCCATCCGCTCGGCGGTGGCACAAGTGCCGGGGCTCGATACCCGGTTGATCGAAGATGCCATCATCGGCTGTGCGATTCCCGAGGCGGAGCAGGGCCTCAATGTGGCACGCATCGGCGCGCTGCTGGCGGGACTGCCGAATACGGTCGGCGGTGTCACGGTGAACCGTTTTTGTGCCTCGGGTGTGACCGCGCTGGCGATGGCGGCAGATCGTATTCGTGTCGGTGAATCCGAGGTGATGATCGCAGGCGGTTGTGAATCGATGAGCATGGTGCCGATGATGGGCAACAAGCCATCGTTGTCGCCGCATATCTTCGAGCGTGACGAAAACATCGGTATCGCTTACGGCATGGGGCTGACAGCGGAGAAGGTCGCGGAGCGCTGGAAGATCAGCCGTGAAGCGCAAGACCAGTTCTCGGTCGAATCGCATCGCAAGGCGATGGCCGCGCAGCAGGCGGGTGAATTCAAGGATGAGATTTCACCGTTCACGATCATCGAGCGCTTCCCGGATCTCGCTAGCGGCGAAATTAAAACGAAGTCACGCGAGGTCGCGCTCGATGAAGGTCCACGTCAGGACACTTCGCTCGAAGGTCTGGCGAAGCTGCGAGCGGTGTTTGCGAACAAGGGCTCGGTGACGGCAGGCAATAGCTCGCAAATGTCGGATGGCGCAGGCGCGCTGATCGTCGTGTCGGAAAAGATGCTCAAGCAGTTCAACCTGACGCCGCTGGCGCGTTTTGTCAGCTTCGCGGTGCGCGGCGTGCCGCCGGAAATCATGGGCATCGGGCCCAAAGAAGCGATTCCGGCTGCGCTCAAGGCAGCGGGCCTGAAGCAGGACGACCTCGACTGGATCGAATTGAACGAGGCGTTTGCGGCGCAGTCGCTGGCGGTGATGCAGGATCTCGGGCTGGACCCGGCGAAGATCAATCCGCTGGGTGGCGCGATTGCGTTGGGCCATCCGCTGGGTGCGACGGGTGCGATCCGCGCCGCCACGCTGGTTCATGGCTTGCGTCGGCGCAAACTGAAGTACGGCATGGTGACGATGTGTGTCGGCACCGGCATGGGCGCAGCGGGTATTATCGAATGTCTGTAG
- a CDS encoding enoyl-CoA hydratase, translating to MAMDILVERADGVLTLTFNRPDKKNAITAAMYQTLADSLVGAQNDTGVRVILIRGSGGAFSAGNDLDDFARSPMLGEQAPAIQFLRAISTAEKPLVAAVEGVAVGIGTTLLLHCDLVYAAESATFSLPFTQLGLCPEAASSLLLQRVAGYQLAAEKLLLGEAFDAAEAHRMGFVNRVLPAAGLDAFARQQALKLTALPASSLRVSKTLMKRASQHELQTQMTDEALHFAKMLLSPEAREAFKAFFEKRKPDFRQFD from the coding sequence ATGGCGATGGATATTCTGGTCGAGCGTGCAGACGGTGTGTTGACGCTGACCTTCAACCGGCCTGACAAGAAGAACGCGATTACCGCGGCGATGTATCAGACGCTAGCGGATTCGCTCGTCGGTGCGCAAAACGATACAGGGGTGCGCGTTATCCTGATTCGTGGCAGTGGAGGCGCATTTAGCGCGGGTAACGATCTCGATGATTTTGCCAGGTCGCCGATGCTCGGTGAGCAGGCCCCGGCGATCCAGTTTTTGCGCGCGATCAGCACCGCTGAGAAACCGTTAGTGGCGGCTGTCGAAGGTGTAGCCGTGGGGATAGGCACGACCTTGCTGTTGCATTGCGACCTGGTCTATGCCGCCGAGAGCGCGACGTTCTCGCTGCCTTTCACGCAACTGGGGCTGTGTCCGGAGGCCGCATCGAGCCTTTTGTTGCAACGGGTGGCGGGTTATCAACTGGCAGCGGAAAAGCTGTTGCTAGGCGAGGCTTTCGATGCAGCCGAGGCACACCGGATGGGGTTTGTGAACCGCGTGCTGCCCGCTGCCGGGCTTGATGCGTTTGCGCGTCAGCAAGCCTTGAAATTGACAGCGCTACCCGCTTCGTCGTTGCGGGTGAGCAAGACTTTGATGAAGCGCGCGAGCCAGCACGAACTGCAAACGCAGATGACCGACGAGGCTTTGCACTTCGCCAAAATGCTGTTGTCGCCGGAGGCACGCGAGGCATTCAAGGCCTTTTTCGAAAAACGCAAACCGGATTTTCGCCAGTTCGACTGA
- the fdhD gene encoding formate dehydrogenase accessory sulfurtransferase FdhD, whose amino-acid sequence MNEHNLNDEPGEIPCQVSRYRSGTVETCTDHVGQEWPVALIFNGISHAVMMATPRDLEAFALGFSISEGIATSRSEIQDIEVVLHAGEIPHAEVHLTVLQQTFAMLKEKRRALTGRTGCGVCGIESIALLDLAPERVPDTGFLARLAPDALARAARGLPAHQTLTRLTGGLHAAAWCDASGTIRYAFEDVGRHNALDKLIGQLMLRRMDLQDGFVFLSSRASYELVRKAARVGMPMVATISAPSSLALALARQAGVRLVSFCRDDSYVDYGTA is encoded by the coding sequence ATGAACGAACACAACCTCAACGACGAACCAGGCGAGATTCCCTGCCAGGTCAGCCGGTATCGCTCCGGCACGGTCGAAACCTGCACCGATCACGTAGGCCAGGAATGGCCCGTGGCCCTGATATTCAATGGGATTTCGCATGCGGTGATGATGGCGACGCCACGCGATCTGGAAGCCTTTGCGCTGGGCTTTTCGATCTCGGAGGGTATCGCCACCAGCCGCAGCGAGATTCAGGATATCGAAGTCGTTCTGCATGCCGGTGAAATACCGCATGCCGAGGTGCATCTGACGGTGCTACAGCAGACCTTCGCCATGCTCAAGGAAAAACGCCGGGCGCTTACAGGCCGCACCGGTTGTGGCGTGTGCGGCATCGAAAGCATCGCGCTGCTCGATCTGGCGCCTGAGCGCGTACCCGATACGGGTTTTCTGGCGCGCCTCGCCCCCGATGCGCTCGCCCGTGCCGCCCGCGGCTTGCCCGCTCATCAGACACTCACACGACTGACGGGCGGCCTGCATGCAGCGGCCTGGTGCGATGCCAGCGGCACGATCCGCTACGCGTTCGAAGATGTGGGCCGCCACAATGCGCTGGACAAACTGATCGGCCAGCTCATGCTGCGGCGGATGGACCTGCAGGACGGTTTTGTGTTTCTCTCCAGCCGCGCCAGCTATGAACTCGTACGCAAAGCCGCGAGAGTGGGCATGCCGATGGTGGCCACCATCTCCGCGCCGTCTTCGCTGGCGCTGGCGCTAGCGCGTCAGGCGGGAGTGCGCCTCGTCAGCTTTTGCCGCGACGACAGCTATGTCGATTACGGCACGGCTTGA
- a CDS encoding nitrate reductase associated protein: MELHALPLLFNFEIASSQNLTFIPMAVRFNLDRCGLRISLAQWQTLPHAAREQLARYPLEDHAAATFAAALHALLEAHHSGAAERFAPEASPAWRNSEAVPASVTAQAILADAPAPDAAQWAALTLFQRYVLAKLSRKPHANHDFIPALREFGLTRD, translated from the coding sequence ATGGAACTTCACGCGTTACCGCTGCTGTTTAACTTCGAAATCGCCTCATCGCAGAACCTGACGTTCATCCCGATGGCGGTACGTTTTAACCTGGACCGCTGTGGCTTGCGCATCTCGCTTGCGCAATGGCAAACCTTGCCTCATGCCGCGCGCGAACAACTGGCGCGCTATCCACTCGAGGACCACGCCGCCGCAACGTTTGCTGCTGCCTTACACGCGCTGCTGGAGGCGCATCACAGCGGCGCGGCTGAACGCTTCGCCCCGGAGGCTAGTCCGGCCTGGCGCAATAGCGAAGCCGTGCCAGCCAGCGTGACCGCGCAAGCCATCCTCGCGGATGCGCCTGCGCCAGATGCCGCGCAGTGGGCGGCGCTGACGCTGTTTCAGCGTTACGTGCTGGCCAAGCTGTCGCGCAAGCCGCACGCCAATCACGATTTCATCCCTGCGCTCAGGGAGTTTGGCCTGACGCGGGACTAG
- a CDS encoding acyl-CoA thioesterase, with amino-acid sequence MTEPLDLPITSPALRVMPQPSDANVHGDVFGGWIMAQVDIAGSIPASRRANGRVVTIAVNSFVFKQPVFVGDLLSFYASIVKTGRTSITVDVEVYAQRMSLTQEVVKVTEATLTYVATDSNRRPRELPALGQASPASGQTP; translated from the coding sequence ATGACCGAACCCCTCGACCTGCCCATCACCTCCCCCGCACTGCGCGTCATGCCTCAGCCATCCGATGCCAATGTGCATGGCGATGTGTTTGGCGGCTGGATCATGGCGCAAGTCGATATCGCCGGGTCGATCCCGGCAAGCCGCCGCGCCAATGGGCGCGTGGTAACCATCGCGGTCAATTCGTTTGTCTTCAAGCAGCCTGTATTTGTCGGCGATTTACTGAGCTTTTACGCCAGCATCGTCAAAACCGGCCGAACCTCGATCACGGTGGATGTCGAGGTGTACGCGCAACGTATGAGCCTGACCCAGGAGGTCGTAAAAGTCACGGAGGCCACGCTGACCTACGTCGCCACCGATAGCAACCGTCGTCCGCGCGAATTACCCGCACTCGGGCAGGCTAGTCCCGCGTCAGGCCAAACTCCCTGA
- a CDS encoding ABCB family ABC transporter ATP-binding protein/permease produces MRSTSASSSPSPSSAARSARRSDWQTILSLLPYLATYKWRVVLALSCLIGAKVANLGVPIVMKRIVDSLASVQQLSALGRAENAPAIVLLGGVGMLVVAYALVRLSTSLFTELREVLFAKVTESAVRQLALKVFQHLHALSLRFHLERQTGGMSRDIERGSRGITQLISYSLYSILPTLVEVGLVLGFFVIKYEAYYAIVTFIALVVYITFTIKVTEWRTHFRRTMNDLDSRANSRAIDSLLNYETVKYFGNEAWETERYDENLKRYRSAAIKSQNSLSVLNFGQQAIIGTGLVFILWRATQGVMSGHLTLGDFVLINTFMLQLYIPLNFLGAVYRELKQSLTDMDRMFTLLDVTREVPDAAAAPALVVRGAEVRFEHVKFAYEPARTILHDVSFTIAAGTTTAVVGHSGSGKSTLARLMFRFYDLERPDGGAITIDGQDIRDVAQDSLRAAIGIVPQDTVLFNDTIYYNIAYGRPSASREEVLAAARAAHIHEFIEGLPDGYDTPVGERGLKLSGGEKQRVAIARTVLKNPPILIFDEATSALDSRSERAIQHELDQIARERTTLIIAHRLSTVVHAQQILVMDKGRIVERGTHAELLRAGGPFAQMWALQQRAAQSGADTTASGLSASSSLSAADVADQ; encoded by the coding sequence ATGCGCAGCACTTCTGCTTCTTCCTCGCCGTCCCCGTCTTCAGCCGCACGCTCTGCCAGGCGCAGCGACTGGCAGACCATCCTGTCGCTGCTGCCTTATCTCGCCACCTATAAATGGCGCGTCGTGCTGGCGCTCAGTTGCCTGATCGGGGCGAAGGTAGCCAATCTTGGCGTGCCGATCGTGATGAAGCGGATCGTCGATAGCTTGGCCTCGGTGCAACAATTGAGCGCCCTGGGACGCGCCGAGAACGCGCCCGCCATTGTGTTGCTGGGCGGCGTGGGCATGCTGGTGGTGGCGTATGCGCTGGTGCGGCTTTCTACCTCGCTGTTTACCGAGTTGCGCGAAGTCCTGTTTGCGAAAGTCACCGAAAGCGCCGTGCGCCAACTGGCGCTGAAAGTGTTTCAGCATCTTCATGCACTGTCGTTACGTTTTCATCTTGAGCGGCAAACGGGCGGTATGTCGCGCGATATCGAACGCGGCTCGCGCGGCATCACGCAACTGATTTCATATTCGCTCTACAGCATCTTGCCGACGCTGGTTGAAGTAGGCCTCGTGCTGGGGTTTTTCGTCATCAAGTACGAGGCTTATTACGCGATCGTCACGTTTATCGCGTTGGTGGTCTACATCACGTTCACGATCAAGGTCACCGAATGGCGCACGCATTTTCGCCGGACGATGAACGATCTCGATTCGCGCGCCAACTCCCGTGCAATCGATTCGCTGCTGAACTACGAAACCGTTAAATACTTCGGCAACGAAGCCTGGGAAACCGAGCGCTACGACGAAAACCTCAAACGCTATCGCAGCGCGGCCATCAAGTCGCAAAACTCGCTGTCGGTGCTGAACTTTGGCCAGCAGGCCATCATCGGCACGGGGCTCGTGTTTATCCTGTGGCGCGCCACGCAAGGGGTGATGAGCGGTCATCTGACGTTGGGCGATTTTGTCCTGATCAACACGTTCATGTTGCAGTTGTACATTCCGCTGAATTTTCTCGGCGCGGTGTACCGCGAACTCAAACAAAGCCTGACAGACATGGACCGTATGTTCACGCTGCTCGATGTGACGCGCGAAGTGCCGGATGCCGCAGCGGCCCCGGCGCTGGTGGTGCGGGGCGCGGAGGTGCGCTTCGAGCATGTGAAGTTTGCTTATGAGCCTGCACGCACGATCCTGCATGACGTAAGCTTCACCATCGCAGCGGGTACGACCACGGCGGTGGTGGGCCACAGCGGCTCAGGCAAATCGACGCTGGCGCGGCTGATGTTTCGCTTCTACGATCTCGAACGTCCTGACGGCGGTGCGATCACGATAGACGGGCAGGACATCCGCGATGTCGCTCAGGATTCGCTGCGCGCGGCGATTGGCATCGTGCCGCAGGACACGGTGCTGTTCAATGACACGATTTACTACAACATTGCCTATGGCCGTCCGTCCGCGAGCCGTGAGGAAGTGCTGGCCGCGGCGCGGGCGGCGCATATCCACGAGTTCATCGAAGGGCTGCCCGATGGCTACGACACGCCGGTGGGCGAGCGCGGGCTCAAGCTGTCCGGCGGTGAAAAGCAACGCGTGGCGATTGCCCGCACCGTGCTGAAAAATCCCCCGATCCTGATTTTCGACGAAGCGACTTCGGCGCTTGATTCACGCTCCGAGCGCGCGATCCAGCATGAGCTGGATCAGATCGCGCGGGAGCGCACCACACTGATCATCGCGCATCGTCTTTCGACGGTGGTGCACGCGCAGCAGATTCTCGTGATGGACAAGGGGCGCATCGTCGAGCGGGGGACGCACGCCGAGTTATTGCGCGCGGGCGGTCCATTTGCGCAGATGTGGGCGTTGCAGCAGCGTGCCGCGCAAAGCGGCGCGGATACCACGGCCAGTGGGCTCAGCGCTTCGTCGTCATTGAGCGCCGCGGACGTCGCGGACCAATGA